TGCCAGTGTAAATATTTGGTTGGTCTGGTCATCATTCACTAGAGTTGTGACAGATGAAGTGACAGATCCGGTTTGGTGCGCGACAGCAGTGGTGTCTCAAAACCTAGGGAGCTGCCTATCTAGACAGCGTTTCTAAACATGAAAGGCGGTAGCGAACGTTTGAACGCATCTACAATGCGTTCTGATGCTGCCTGATATTTAAGTTTGGGCGTGATGTTCTTATGACGCACATGAATGCTGTCTAGGTAGAAGGACACGCTGCTTTAAAACACATTCAATATACAATCTGGATCCACAACTTTCAGCCGGCGACGTGGCTGATGTCAAATATGATAAATGAACTTTATCACCGTGGCTGCCACTCAGGGAATTTTAATAAACTACTTGTCACAAAGTAGTTAGCCTATATAGCCTTTATATTGTGATGAGTAAATTCTTGTGGATAATAGGTAGTAGTAGAAAAACTATTAATACGTTGGGTAAAGTGGACATTACCACAATATTTACTGTCTGTTTTCTTCTGTCATTGtgaaaaataatagttttattgaAGGTGCGCATGAAGTGTAATTCAAATGTTAATGAATTTAACTGTACTGTTATTTAGTAAGTGTTCTAGGTTTTCAATGAATCTgtcctctgtctgtctgtctagtctGACTATGTTTTCCATTAGTCTATTTGCCAACAATTGATTAATATGCTTACAGTTTTTGACCTTCAGTCTATAAAGCTTTATTTTGGGATGCTAACTGGGCCGCTTTAAAACATCATAGCATGTGTCTTCATACACGATTCGTATTCTGCACTCTCTAAGCCTTGTTACCTTGTACCTGCCAGGAATTTTCGCCTACCTGAATTACAGAGTGCCACGGACGAGGAGGGATATCATTCAGACCCTGATGAAGGGACTTCAAAGGCTGGAGTACAGGGGTTATGACTCTGCAGGTAAGACGTCCTGCCACTCCCACCTCTGTGAGGGTAATGTCACTGTGTTCCGCAGGTAACAGATACAGCTCAAGACGTGAATAGTGGCCTCGTTTCTTGGATTTTGGCAGCGCTGAGGGCCTGGAGTGTTAGTTCTTCCAGCGATGTGGCTGAAGCAGTCAGTCGATACTTGTGTGAAGGGGATTATTGTGCTGttaatcttgttttttgtttttttttgtatgctGAGCCCTATGCTGAGTTTGATAGATAAAGAGAGTGAGTGATTGTATATGCTACTGAAAACTGTATGCTTTGTATGTCAGGTGTTGCAGTAGATGGCTCAGGGAAAGATCATGCTGCTAATATCAGCCTCTATAAGAAGACAGGGAAGGTGAAAGCTCTGGATGAAGAGATCTACAGTACGTTATACTGCTTGATTATCATCCATCttccttttttattctttaaagtGCTTCTTCAATGATTGATTTCCTCTAAATTTTCGCTATTTCTATCATCAGAGAACAACTCCATCGATCTCGAGGAGGAACTGGACACGCACTTTGGCATCGCACACACTCGCTGGGCCACGCATGGAGAGCCCAGTTCTGTCAACAGCCACCCTCACCGATCTGACAAGAACAATGGTAAAAGATAAAGCGAGATGAGAGACAGCACAAATTAGCTGACCTTATGAATGATGGTTGTCTGGTTTATATCCGGTTATTAGTAAACCAGCTGTGGTTCTCGTCAGTTTATGAGCTCTTTATCCAGAAAAGACAGGGCTGGGTAGCCGACACAGGCTTTAGAGCCATTAGGTTGTGTTTGTAAATGAAAGGCTAGTGGCTAGTGAAGGCCATAATGCTGTGAATGACGGTTCAGATGTGAAAGTTCACCTCTGAAAATAAACACCTAAGTAGGGGGTAGAAACAGACGGCAAGAGGTTCCTCTCGCCACACAGTTGGTGTGCTACTGATTCTGGATCAGCTTTCACTGGATAGAAACAATATTACAGGCCAAATAAATTATGgttcaaaacttattttttgttttcacttATATTTTAGgtagcattttattttacagcCCTGTTTCTTATTATATTAATTACAATAACTATGTAATAGCTATGCATTAACCCTTAGCCTACTTCTAAACCTAACCCTAGTGCATTTAGTTACCTTATGTTACCAGAAATTTCTTACGTAGGTACACTGTAAGTACATGTACTGTAAGTATACATGTTTATGTTATTCAGATGGCTTTGAGAATGATTCAAAGGGCATCTGTACAGCATTACAAAGGTAGCTACATTTGATTAGTGACctagaaaatgcagaaaatttcTGTGGAATTGTAGTTTTCAGCTTTAAAAGTACCATTTCATTGTAGTCTCAGAATTTTGGACCCCACTGTAAAAGTATACAGCCCTTTGTACCCAGGCATAGGTGAAGGCAAATTATTCATAATGATTTA
The genomic region above belongs to Garra rufa chromosome 19, GarRuf1.0, whole genome shotgun sequence and contains:
- the gfpt2 gene encoding glutamine--fructose-6-phosphate aminotransferase [isomerizing] 2, translating into MCGIFAYLNYRVPRTRRDIIQTLMKGLQRLEYRGYDSAGVAVDGSGKDHAANISLYKKTGKVKALDEEIYKNNSIDLEEELDTHFGIAHTRWATHGEPSSVNSHPHRSDKNNAINADTSAVQRICLLACLRVYVCMGVNWRKPGEEEEEEERETRKRVFVRLCCRTAAVYREFDMELAHDTSAAEFWPLAGSGRIKCDSQPRKRAWD